The proteins below come from a single Larimichthys crocea isolate SSNF chromosome XIV, L_crocea_2.0, whole genome shotgun sequence genomic window:
- the LOC113747570 gene encoding uncharacterized protein LOC113747570 encodes MQWTVQVIVVLLNIAWIAFFLQPDPFLVFVQRRSSDSSDEEMLFRQFCIQPHPDMNWASTAHSANITSNKTNSTKTTAEEKTKLSLHEAHVINKTETHDCQCNNTHMKQSDYSGFSDIKFRAPAPGCKPMIIMTFPNKKVCVDVETFFSVFESLASDWDETTPAPSTAQRLTSSEVTTASGFISSSSSEAAHVTVTRQSKPPVQEKDNEDPTRSPGLTNCCVTVSRMEIPFHTIKGFMVQQRFGVCVTAIIFFTNDGQIFCTYVRAPWVRKALIRLHKINKAREQAEGKVETTSATVE; translated from the exons ATGCAGTGGACTGTCCAGGTCATCGTGGTTCTCCTGAACATAGCATGGATTGCCTTCTTTTTACAGCCTGATCCTTTCTTAG tgtttgtacaGAGAAGAAGCTCTGACAGCTCTGATGAGGAGATGCTGTTTAGACAGTTTTGTATTCAGCCTCATCCTGACATGAACTGGGCTTCGACTGCACATTCAGCCAACATCACCTCTAATAAAACCAACAGCACCAAGACGACAGCTGAAG agaaaacaaagctcTCTTTGCATGAAGCTCACGTCATCAATAAGACTGAAACTCATGACTGtcagtgcaacaacacacataTGAAACAAAGTGATTACTCAGGGTTTTCAGATATCAAGTTCAGAGCTCCAGCACCAGGATGTAAGCCTATGATAAT CATGACGTTTCCCAACAAGaaggtgtgtgttgatgtggaaaccttcttttctgtctttgagtcACTTGCTTC AGACTGGGATGAGACAACTCCAGCTCCTTCTACTGCACAGAGACTGACATCCTCAGAGGTTACTACAGCCTCTGGcttcatttccagcagcagctcagaagCTGCTCATGTTACAGTGACCCGGCAGTCGAAACCTCCTGTCCAAGAAAAAGACAACGAGGACCCAACACGTTCTCCTGGTTTGA CTAACTGCTGCGTAACGGTCAGCAGAATGGAGATTCCTTTTCACACAATTAAAGGATTTATGGTACAGCAACGCttcggtgtgtgtgttacagctaTTAT TTTCTTCACAAATGATGGCCAAATATTCTGTACTTATGTACGGGCTCCATGGGTGAGGAAGGCATTGATAAgacttcataaaataaataaagcacgTGAGCAAGCTGAGGGAAAGGTGGAAACAACCTCTGCCACTGTTGAATAG